DNA sequence from the Cystobacter ferrugineus genome:
CGCCACGGGACAGCGCTCGCACGCGGGCGAGCGCGCGAAGCATGTCCTGCGCCCATGCCATACGAGGAGCTGGTGGCCCTTCATCCACCGCTCCGCTGGCAGCAGCGCCTGCATGTCCATCTCCACCTTGTCGGGATCCTCGTGACGGGTGAACCCGAGCCGGAACGCCAGCCGCTTCACGTGGGTGTCCACGGGGAAGGCGTCATCACCGCCCAGGTGGATGCACACCACGCCGGCCGTCTTGCGGCCCACGCCGGGCAGCGTCTCCAGGACGGCTCGCGAGCGCGGCACCTCGCCGCCGTGCTCCGCCACCAGCGCCCGGGCCGCCGCGACGAGGTTCTTCGCCTTGGCGCGGTACAGGCCGCACGACTGGATGAAGGGCTCCACCTCTTCCACGCTCGCGCTCGTGTAGGCGGCCGCGTCCGGGAAGCGTTGGAAGAGGGCGGGGGTGACGAGGTTCACCCGCTTGTCCGTGCACTGGGCGGACAGGATGACGGCCACCAACAATTCCAACGGAGTGCGATAGTCCAGCTCGATGCGCACGTCCGGCATGGCGCGCTCCAGCCGCTCCAACACCTCGATCGCCCGCTGGCGCTTGGACTGCGATGATTCGCGTGCCACGCGCACGGCTGTACGTCAGAGCGACCTGTGCCGTAAAGAAGTTTCCACTACCTCCCAGGACACCTCCCCATGAAGCCCATCGACTTCCGCTCCGATACCGTGACGAAGCCCACCGCCGCCATGCGCCGTGCCATGGCCGAGGCCGACGTGGGGGATGACATCTACGGCGAGGACCCCACGGTGCGCCGGCTGGAGGAGCGCATCGCCGAGGTGCTGGGGCTGCCCGCCGCGCTCTACGTGCCCTCGGGCACCCAGGCCAATCAGATCGCCATGGGGCTGCACTGCCGCCAGGGCGACGAGGTGATCGCCGAGGCCAACAGCCACATCTTCCACTACGAGAGCGGGGCGCTGTCGGGGCTGTGGGGCGTCCAGCCGGCGCCGCTGCCCGGGTCTCACGGGCTCGTGTCCGCCGAGCAGGTGACGGCGGCGGTGCGCACGGACTTCGTCGGTCCGCGCTCGCGGCTGTTGTCGCTGGAGAACACGCACAACCGCAGTGGGGGCCGGGTGTGGCCGCTCGCGCTCTTCCGGAGCGTGGTGGAGGCGGGGCGCAAGGCGGGGCTGGCGGTGCACCTGGACGGCGCGCGCCTCTTCAACGCCGCGGTGGCCACGGGCATGCCGGCCTCCGCCTGGGCCTCGCTCACCGACTCCACGGCGGTGTGCTTCTCCAAGGGCCTGGGCGCGCCGGTGGGCTCGGCCATCCTGGGCTCGCGTGAGTTCATCGAGGAGGCGCGGCGGCTGCGCAAGCGGCTGGGCGGTGCCATGCGCCAGGTGGGCATCCTCGCCGCCGGAGCGCTGTACGCGCTGGAGCACAACGTGGAGCGGCTCGCCGAGGACCATGTCCACGCGCGCCGGCTCGCGGCGGGGCTGGCGGAGCTGCCGGGGGTGACGGTGGTGCCGGGCCAGGTGGAGACGAACATGGTGGTCGCCGAGTTCCCGCTCCCCGTGCGTGAGATGCTCGGCAAGCTGGCGTCCCATGGCGTGCTCGCCGGCTCCACGGGCACGGGGCCTCACACGGTGCGGCTGGTGACCCACCTGGACGTGTCGTCCGCGGACATCGACGAGGGGCTCACGCGCATCCGCCGGGCGCTGGCTGGCTGATTTCCACGGCGTTGGTAGACTGGGGCCCCTTGCGTCGTCTGGCCCCCTTCCTGCTGCTCGTCGCATCGGCGTGTGCCCATCCGGGCGCGCGCGCGAAGATGAGCTTCGATGAACTGTATTCGGATCCCGCGCCCTATCCCCCGGGCCCGGAGCCGGGGGCCGTGTCTCCGCGCCGGGACACGGGCACGAGCGGGGGTGGGAGGTCCTCGGCACAGGCTCCTGAGTCCCCGGAGCTGCGCGCCGCGCTGGCCTCCTTCGTCACCCAGGCGCGCGCCGCGCGCACCCAGGTCACCCAGGGCAGTGCCATGCCGGCTGCCCAGGTCATCAACTGGCGGCGGATGAACGGCTTCCTGGACGACTTCCTGCGCCGCCCCGCGCGCAAGACGTCCTCGTTGGACGTGGTGCGCACCCGCACGACGCTGGAGGCCGAGCTGGAGCTGGACGCGCGTGCCTACGGGGACATCCCCGCGGAGCTGGCCGATGCGGTGCTCTCCCGGATGGACTCGCTCGCGATGCGCATGGCCGAGCTGCGCCGCCCGTCCCTCCGTGTCGCGCCGAAGAAGCTCTCGTTGAGCTGGCCGGTGGAGCCCGTCGTCGTCACCAGCGTCTTCGGCAGCCGACTGCACCCCATCCTCGGCACGGAGCGAGACCACCAGGGAGTGGATCTCGCGGCCAAGGCGGGCCAACTCGTGACCGCCGCGGCCCAGGGCGTGGTGCTGCGCGCCGGATGGAATGGCGGGCACGGCAACCAGGTCATCGTCCAGCACGACGGCAACACCACCACCCGCTACAGCCACCTGTCTCGGCTGCTGGTGGTGCCCGGGGACGTGGTGGAGCAGGGGGACGTGCTGGGCGCGGCGGGCAGGACGGGCATGGCCACCGGGGTGCACGTGCACTTCGAGCTGTGGCGGGACGGCGAGCCGAGCGATCCGCTCGACTTCATGGGCCCCACCGAGTCGGGAGAGCTGCCCTCCTTCGTCCACCACGAGTCGCTTCCGGACTCCCGGAAACGACAGGGGCGCCGTCCTCTCGGACGACGCCCTCTCTGAGGCCGGAACGCGCTCGCGGGCCCCACGGACTACAGCGAGTTCTTCAGCTCCTTGGCGGGCCGGAATCCCACCGTCTTGGACGCCTTGAGCTTCATCATCTCGTTGGTCTGCGGGTTGCGGATCTTCCGCGCCTTGCGAGAGCGAACCGACCACGTGCCGAAGCCCGGGTAGCTGAAGCGCTGGTCCTTCTTCACCGCCTTGCCAATGTTGGCGAAGACGATGTCGAGAATCTCCGCCGCCGACTTCTTCGTCAGTCGCGACTGCGCCGCCACCACCTCCACGAGCTCTGCCTTGGTCATCCGCTCCTCCACCCACGTTGTTCTGCGAAAGCCCGAGGTTGGTAACAAATCGCTCTTTTGTCTGTCAACGCTGACAGGCGTTGCGCGCCGGAAGATCGGCCCCACACCAAGGATGTGAGGAGAATGTGAGGAATTTGACGGGCCTTGCTTCTCCTCTAGAAGAACGAGGGGTTGCCACGGTGGGTGTGGCCTCGCGGCGCGGGAATTCCAACCGGAGTGGGTTGGATGTGATCGATTGAGAGGGATTTCCTTTGTCATTTCGATCACTTGCGCGGCTTGTCTGATCCAACGGGCGCCGAAGGCTGGCAGGCCGTAGTCTGGGCGGCCCATGCCCCGCCTCTCCTGGATGATCGCCTGCCTGGTGTTCTCGGCTTGTCACCCCCGCGCCGATCCGAGTCCCCCTGCCTCCCCGGACGCCCGGGTGGAGGTGTGGGTGGATGGTGCCTCGCCCGCTGAGGGCGATGGCTCCCGGAGCCGGCCGTTCCAGGCGCTGGGAAGGGTGCTCGCACGGGAGGCGGGCGCTCCACTTCGCGTGCACCTGGCGCCGGGACGCTACCCGGGCCCCCTCCTGCTGCCGGCCGGGTGGGAACTGGTGGGCACTGGGGAAGGGGTCGTGGTGTACGGGGAGGGGGCGGAGACGGTGGTGCGGGCTCCTGGCGGGGCTCGGCTGCGGGGGGTGGTGCTCGAGGGGGGCGGGTGGGGCCTGGAGGCGGCGGGCGCGGTGCGGGTGGAGGCGGTGCGCTTCACGGGTCAGGAGCAGGGGGCCCTGTGGATGGGGGCGGGCGAGCTGACGGTGGAGGGAGGGCGGTTCGAGGCGGGTGGCCCGGAGGCGGTGGGTCTGCGGGTGGAGGGCGCGGGCGCGCGGCTCCACGAGTCCTCGTTCGGCGGTGCCTTCCGCCGGGCGGTGGAGACCCGGGACGCGCGGGTGGAGCTGGAGTCGGTGCGGGTGGGCGGGGCGCGCACGGCGCTGCACCAGGCGCGGGGCGAGGCGCGGCTCGCGCGCG
Encoded proteins:
- a CDS encoding M23 family metallopeptidase — its product is MRRLAPFLLLVASACAHPGARAKMSFDELYSDPAPYPPGPEPGAVSPRRDTGTSGGGRSSAQAPESPELRAALASFVTQARAARTQVTQGSAMPAAQVINWRRMNGFLDDFLRRPARKTSSLDVVRTRTTLEAELELDARAYGDIPAELADAVLSRMDSLAMRMAELRRPSLRVAPKKLSLSWPVEPVVVTSVFGSRLHPILGTERDHQGVDLAAKAGQLVTAAAQGVVLRAGWNGGHGNQVIVQHDGNTTTRYSHLSRLLVVPGDVVEQGDVLGAAGRTGMATGVHVHFELWRDGEPSDPLDFMGPTESGELPSFVHHESLPDSRKRQGRRPLGRRPL
- a CDS encoding HU family DNA-binding protein; the encoded protein is MTKAELVEVVAAQSRLTKKSAAEILDIVFANIGKAVKKDQRFSYPGFGTWSVRSRKARKIRNPQTNEMMKLKASKTVGFRPAKELKNSL
- a CDS encoding threonine aldolase family protein, whose protein sequence is MKPIDFRSDTVTKPTAAMRRAMAEADVGDDIYGEDPTVRRLEERIAEVLGLPAALYVPSGTQANQIAMGLHCRQGDEVIAEANSHIFHYESGALSGLWGVQPAPLPGSHGLVSAEQVTAAVRTDFVGPRSRLLSLENTHNRSGGRVWPLALFRSVVEAGRKAGLAVHLDGARLFNAAVATGMPASAWASLTDSTAVCFSKGLGAPVGSAILGSREFIEEARRLRKRLGGAMRQVGILAAGALYALEHNVERLAEDHVHARRLAAGLAELPGVTVVPGQVETNMVVAEFPLPVREMLGKLASHGVLAGSTGTGPHTVRLVTHLDVSSADIDEGLTRIRRALAG
- the nth gene encoding endonuclease III; the protein is MRVARESSQSKRQRAIEVLERLERAMPDVRIELDYRTPLELLVAVILSAQCTDKRVNLVTPALFQRFPDAAAYTSASVEEVEPFIQSCGLYRAKAKNLVAAARALVAEHGGEVPRSRAVLETLPGVGRKTAGVVCIHLGGDDAFPVDTHVKRLAFRLGFTRHEDPDKVEMDMQALLPAERWMKGHQLLVWHGRRTCFARSPACERCPVAQLCPKKGVKGVAP